The following coding sequences are from one uncultured Cohaesibacter sp. window:
- a CDS encoding carbohydrate kinase family protein, with product MKTATIGSAMIDIITIVADNDIERISMTNAHNSFLMLEQGRKIDALNISTHVGGGAINAAVSLSRLGNEVTPNVKIGEDIEAEMVRHLLEKEGLSDKGLMTTDKAITGCSVMIASHDRNASIFTARGANCRVTDKDIHEGIFEGAELLHIAPMSNESAEAFPIICQRGKEAGAFVVANPGERQINRRAKEFLDTAKNIDLININRAEAELLMPALLDYTKHSNMRAVKMDESANKSLMTRGLIMDHVHCSLSGFMSLLMSIGPKYILITDGTGGAYLGCETGIYHCPIKKTNVRGTAGAGDAFTSTFGAILGAGATPEKALQIATINSSSVCEYVDTQSGLLTIKEIEKRWEADKESLPVSLWTWQD from the coding sequence ATGAAAACAGCAACAATCGGCTCCGCAATGATCGACATCATTACCATTGTTGCCGACAATGACATTGAACGCATTTCCATGACCAATGCGCACAATTCATTTTTGATGCTTGAGCAGGGTCGCAAGATTGACGCGCTGAACATCTCTACTCATGTCGGCGGCGGCGCCATCAATGCCGCAGTATCCCTCTCTCGCCTTGGCAACGAAGTTACGCCAAACGTTAAAATCGGTGAAGACATCGAAGCAGAAATGGTGCGCCATCTGCTGGAGAAAGAAGGTCTTTCCGATAAGGGCTTGATGACAACCGATAAGGCAATCACAGGCTGCTCGGTCATGATCGCATCGCACGACCGCAACGCATCCATCTTTACAGCACGCGGCGCTAACTGCCGTGTGACCGACAAAGACATTCACGAAGGCATTTTCGAAGGCGCCGAGCTTTTGCATATCGCGCCAATGTCCAATGAATCAGCTGAAGCATTCCCAATCATTTGCCAGCGCGGCAAGGAAGCCGGAGCTTTTGTTGTTGCCAACCCTGGTGAACGTCAGATCAACCGCCGTGCCAAGGAATTTCTCGACACAGCAAAAAACATCGACCTCATCAACATCAACCGCGCTGAAGCAGAACTGCTGATGCCTGCTCTGCTGGATTACACAAAGCACTCCAACATGCGCGCTGTTAAAATGGACGAAAGCGCAAACAAGAGCCTGATGACACGCGGTCTTATCATGGATCACGTCCACTGCTCGCTGTCCGGCTTTATGTCCTTGCTGATGTCAATCGGTCCAAAATATATCCTGATCACCGATGGCACCGGCGGCGCTTATTTGGGCTGTGAAACTGGTATCTACCATTGCCCGATCAAGAAAACCAACGTTCGCGGCACAGCTGGCGCAGGTGATGCCTTCACCTCAACCTTTGGAGCCATTCTGGGCGCTGGCGCAACGCCAGAGAAAGCCCTTCAGATCGCGACGATCAACTCCTCATCCGTTTGTGAGTATGTTGATACCCAGAGCGGCCTGTTGACCATCAAGGAAATCGAAAAACGCTGGGAAGCAGACAAGGAAAGCCTGCCAGTTTCACTCTGGACATGGCAAGACTAA
- a CDS encoding NADH-quinone oxidoreductase subunit A, protein MEELLKDYLPIIIFIGISLLIGLALLVSPFIVAFKNPDPEKLSAYECGFNAFDDARMPFDVRFYLVAILFIIFDLEVAFLFPWAVAFGDLGIFGFTSMMIFLAILTVGFVYEWKKGALEWD, encoded by the coding sequence ATGGAAGAGCTGCTAAAAGACTATCTTCCCATAATTATCTTTATCGGCATTTCTCTGCTCATCGGTCTGGCATTGCTGGTGTCTCCTTTTATTGTGGCCTTCAAGAACCCCGATCCCGAAAAACTGTCAGCCTATGAGTGCGGTTTTAACGCCTTTGATGATGCGCGCATGCCGTTTGATGTGCGCTTTTATCTGGTTGCGATTCTCTTCATCATTTTCGATCTGGAGGTCGCGTTCCTCTTTCCGTGGGCCGTGGCTTTCGGCGATTTGGGGATATTCGGATTTACATCAATGATGATCTTTCTTGCGATTCTCACTGTCGGATTCGTCTATGAATGGAAGAAAGGGGCGCTGGAATGGGATTGA
- a CDS encoding NADH-quinone oxidoreductase subunit B family protein: MGLSNENQPLIAQQPKGIIDPKTGKPIGHDDPFVTQMREDLSDKGFLVTATDDLITWARTGSLMWMTFGLACCAVEMMQMSMPRYDCERFGFAPRGSPRQSDVMIVAGTLTNKMAPALRKVYDQMPEPRYVISMGSCANGGGYYHYSYSVVRGCDRVVPVDIYVPGCPPTAEALLYGVLLLQKKIRRTGSIER; encoded by the coding sequence ATGGGATTGAGTAACGAAAATCAGCCGCTGATTGCCCAGCAGCCCAAAGGCATCATTGACCCGAAAACCGGCAAACCGATCGGACATGATGATCCTTTTGTTACGCAGATGCGTGAGGACCTGTCCGACAAAGGCTTCCTTGTTACCGCGACCGATGATCTGATCACCTGGGCGCGTACGGGGTCGTTGATGTGGATGACGTTCGGTCTGGCCTGTTGTGCGGTGGAAATGATGCAGATGTCGATGCCGCGCTACGACTGCGAGCGTTTCGGTTTTGCTCCTCGCGGCTCTCCGCGTCAGTCGGACGTGATGATTGTTGCTGGCACACTGACCAACAAGATGGCTCCGGCGCTGCGCAAGGTTTATGATCAGATGCCAGAGCCGCGCTATGTGATTTCCATGGGGTCTTGTGCGAACGGTGGCGGATACTATCACTATTCCTATAGTGTTGTGAGAGGTTGTGATCGGGTTGTGCCGGTCGATATTTATGTGCCCGGTTGCCCGCCAACGGCGGAGGCTCTGCTTTATGGTGTGCTTCTGTTGCAAAAGAAGATACGGCGTACGGGGTCTATTGAACGCTGA
- a CDS encoding NADH-quinone oxidoreductase subunit C, with amino-acid sequence MDETLRDLGDYIDLVLDGKIVNWQIAFGELTINAKRAEIVEVVRVLRDDPRLKFVSFIDLTAVDYPEREERFDVVYHLLSPKQNARVRIKISTDETTQVDSICGVYPGANWFEREAYDMYGILFSDHPDLRRLLTDYGFDGHPLRKDFPLTGYYEVHYDDEKKRVVYEPVKLDQEFRNFDFLSPWEGVDYALPGDEKADG; translated from the coding sequence ATGGACGAGACATTACGAGATCTCGGCGACTATATCGATCTGGTGCTGGATGGGAAAATCGTCAATTGGCAAATTGCTTTTGGCGAATTGACGATCAATGCCAAGCGTGCCGAAATCGTTGAGGTTGTCCGGGTGCTTCGGGATGATCCTCGCTTGAAGTTTGTTTCCTTCATTGACCTCACTGCAGTTGATTATCCTGAACGTGAAGAGCGCTTCGATGTGGTCTATCATTTGTTGAGCCCGAAGCAGAATGCGCGGGTTCGGATCAAGATCTCTACGGATGAAACAACGCAGGTGGATTCGATTTGTGGAGTCTATCCGGGAGCCAATTGGTTCGAGCGCGAAGCCTATGACATGTACGGTATTCTGTTTTCTGATCATCCCGATTTGCGCCGTCTGCTGACCGATTACGGCTTCGATGGACATCCGCTCCGCAAGGATTTTCCGCTCACAGGTTATTATGAGGTTCACTATGACGATGAGAAAAAGCGTGTCGTTTATGAGCCGGTGAAACTGGATCAGGAATTTCGCAACTTTGATTTTCTCAGTCCCTGGGAAGGCGTTGATTACGCGCTGCCCGGAGACGAAAAGGCCGATGGCTGA
- a CDS encoding NADH-quinone oxidoreductase subunit D, with protein sequence MAETQVRNFNINFGPQHPAAHGVLRMVLELNGEIVERVDPHIGLLHRGTEKLIEHKIYAQATPYFDRLDYVAPMNQEHAFCLAVERLLGLEVPRRGQLIRVLYCEIGRILNHILNITTQAMDVGALTPILWGFEEREKLMVFYERASGSRMHANYFRVGGVRQDLPEELIDDIEAFCDPFLKVVGDIDTMLTDNRIFKQRNADIGVVALDDAWAWGFSGTMVRSCGVPWDLRKSQPYECYSELEFDIPIGKHGDNYDRYLMRMEEMRQSVRIMRQCITKLREPEGQGPVCAENDKIVPPSRAEMKRSMEALINHFKLHTEGFHVPAGEVYAAVEAPKGEFGVYLVSDGSNKPYKCKIRAPGFAHLSAMDFLSRGYQLADVSAILGSLDLVFGEVDR encoded by the coding sequence ATGGCTGAAACACAGGTCAGAAATTTCAACATCAACTTTGGACCGCAGCATCCAGCCGCGCACGGTGTTTTGCGCATGGTGCTGGAGCTGAACGGCGAGATCGTAGAGCGTGTCGATCCGCATATTGGCCTTCTGCATCGGGGTACCGAAAAGCTGATCGAGCACAAGATCTATGCGCAGGCAACGCCCTATTTCGACCGGCTGGACTATGTTGCGCCGATGAACCAGGAGCACGCTTTCTGTCTGGCTGTTGAGCGGTTGTTGGGTCTGGAGGTTCCTCGCCGAGGGCAATTGATTCGAGTGCTATATTGCGAGATTGGCCGTATTCTCAACCATATTCTCAATATCACGACACAGGCGATGGATGTTGGTGCGCTTACTCCGATTCTGTGGGGCTTTGAAGAGCGTGAAAAGCTGATGGTCTTTTATGAACGGGCCAGCGGCTCGCGCATGCATGCCAACTATTTCCGCGTCGGCGGTGTTCGCCAAGACCTGCCTGAAGAGTTGATCGACGATATCGAAGCTTTCTGTGATCCGTTCCTCAAGGTGGTCGGTGATATCGATACGATGCTCACCGACAACCGCATTTTCAAGCAGCGTAACGCTGATATCGGTGTGGTTGCTCTGGATGATGCATGGGCTTGGGGCTTCTCCGGCACCATGGTTCGTTCATGCGGTGTGCCGTGGGATTTGCGCAAGAGCCAGCCTTATGAATGCTACTCGGAGCTGGAGTTTGACATTCCGATCGGTAAGCATGGCGATAATTATGACCGCTATCTGATGCGCATGGAAGAAATGCGCCAGTCGGTGCGGATCATGCGCCAGTGCATTACCAAGCTGCGCGAGCCAGAGGGGCAAGGGCCGGTTTGTGCCGAAAATGACAAGATCGTGCCGCCGTCCCGTGCTGAAATGAAGCGCTCCATGGAAGCGCTGATCAATCATTTCAAGCTGCACACGGAAGGCTTCCATGTGCCAGCTGGCGAGGTCTACGCCGCAGTGGAAGCGCCCAAGGGCGAGTTCGGGGTCTATTTGGTCTCGGATGGTAGCAACAAGCCTTACAAATGCAAGATACGGGCGCCGGGGTTTGCGCATCTTTCGGCAATGGATTTTCTGTCGCGCGGTTATCAGTTGGCCGACGTGTCTGCCATTCTGGGGTCTCTGGATCTGGTGTTTGGTGAAGTGGACCGTTAG
- the nuoE gene encoding NADH-quinone oxidoreductase subunit NuoE yields the protein MSVRRLHSEQPESFEFSSENLEWARTVIGRYPEGRQASAVIPLLTRAQEQEGWVTQPAIEYVADMLSMPYIRVLEVATFYTQFLLQPVGKKAHIQVCGTTPCRLRGAGDLIRVCKNKIADKQFALSKDGNFSWEEVECAGACVNAPMVQISKDTYEDLTPEILEDLIDKIEAGEEIKPGSQIGRQGSAPASGPVTLIDPSLYDGSRVKWGLGAEIVEPEEEKPAEPEAKTEETEAKPEEVATAKADSENGSPELLSEPIDGKADNLKEISGIGPKIEQKLNALGVFHFAQIASWSDDNAAFVDSQLAFRGRIAREGWIEQAKLLASGEETDFSKRVQAGEVSSSKSGGDA from the coding sequence ATGAGTGTCCGTCGCCTACATAGCGAACAACCGGAGAGCTTCGAATTCTCGTCCGAGAATCTCGAATGGGCCCGGACTGTAATTGGTCGATATCCCGAGGGGCGTCAGGCGTCTGCGGTTATTCCGCTTTTGACGCGGGCGCAAGAGCAGGAAGGCTGGGTCACCCAGCCTGCGATCGAATATGTGGCCGACATGCTGTCCATGCCTTATATTCGGGTGCTTGAAGTGGCGACCTTTTACACCCAGTTCCTTTTGCAACCTGTGGGCAAGAAAGCTCATATTCAGGTTTGTGGCACCACGCCCTGTCGCTTGCGCGGGGCGGGCGACTTGATCCGCGTCTGCAAGAACAAGATTGCCGACAAGCAATTTGCTCTTTCCAAAGACGGAAATTTCTCTTGGGAAGAGGTGGAGTGCGCGGGGGCTTGCGTGAATGCTCCGATGGTGCAGATTTCAAAAGACACCTACGAGGACTTGACGCCGGAAATCCTTGAAGACCTGATCGACAAGATCGAAGCCGGAGAGGAAATCAAGCCGGGGAGTCAAATCGGTCGGCAAGGGTCTGCTCCAGCGTCTGGTCCTGTTACACTGATTGATCCATCGCTTTATGACGGGTCCCGCGTGAAATGGGGGCTTGGTGCCGAGATCGTCGAGCCGGAAGAAGAAAAGCCCGCAGAGCCAGAGGCTAAGACTGAAGAAACCGAGGCAAAGCCTGAAGAAGTAGCTACCGCAAAAGCGGATAGTGAGAATGGCTCGCCTGAGCTTTTGTCAGAGCCGATTGATGGCAAGGCTGACAACCTCAAAGAGATCAGCGGTATCGGCCCCAAGATCGAGCAGAAACTCAATGCGCTTGGTGTTTTTCACTTCGCCCAGATTGCCAGCTGGAGCGATGACAATGCTGCATTTGTCGATAGCCAGCTTGCATTCCGAGGGCGGATTGCCCGTGAGGGATGGATCGAGCAGGCCAAGCTGTTGGCGTCCGGCGAGGAAACTGACTTTTCCAAGCGAGTTCAAGCCGGTGAGGTTTCTTCTAGCAAGAGCGGAGGTGATGCATAA
- the nuoF gene encoding NADH-quinone oxidoreductase subunit NuoF, with amino-acid sequence MLEDQDRIFTNIYGIHDWGLEGALKRGSWDGTRGLLQKGREWIINEMKASGLRGRGGAGFPTGLKWSFMPPKQEGRPHYLVVNADESEPGTCKDREILRNDPHHLVEGCLIAGFAMNADAAFIYVRGEFIRERERLQAAVDQAYEKRLIGKNNIHGYDFDIIVHHGAGAYICGEETALLESLEGKKGQPRLKPPFPANVGLYGCPTTVNNVESIAVAPTILRRGANWFKGFGAENNHGTKLFCVSGHVNQPATFEEAMSIPFRELIDKHCGGIRGGWDNLLAVIPGGSSVPCVPADQIMDCPMDFDSLKELGSGLGTAAVIVMDKSTDIIAAIARLSYFYKHESCGQCTPCREGTGWMWRVMERMARGEAQKKEIDMLFEVSKQVEGHTICALGDAAAWPVQGLIRHFRHVIEERIDQYTANPKDDLAPLDAAE; translated from the coding sequence ATGCTTGAAGACCAGGACCGGATTTTCACCAATATCTATGGCATCCATGACTGGGGGCTGGAAGGGGCGCTGAAGCGCGGCTCATGGGATGGCACCCGCGGGCTGCTGCAAAAGGGGCGCGAGTGGATCATCAACGAGATGAAAGCGTCCGGTTTGCGCGGGCGCGGTGGGGCAGGCTTTCCCACAGGACTTAAATGGTCTTTCATGCCGCCCAAGCAGGAAGGCCGTCCGCATTATCTCGTCGTCAATGCCGATGAATCAGAGCCCGGAACCTGCAAAGACCGTGAGATCCTGCGCAATGACCCGCATCATTTGGTGGAAGGTTGTCTGATTGCCGGTTTTGCCATGAATGCTGACGCGGCTTTCATCTATGTGCGCGGCGAATTTATCCGCGAGCGCGAGCGGTTACAGGCCGCCGTTGATCAGGCCTATGAGAAGCGCCTGATCGGCAAGAATAATATTCACGGTTATGATTTCGATATCATCGTTCATCATGGCGCCGGTGCCTATATCTGCGGCGAGGAAACGGCCTTGCTGGAATCGCTGGAAGGCAAGAAGGGACAACCGCGCCTGAAGCCGCCATTTCCGGCCAATGTCGGCCTTTATGGCTGTCCGACGACGGTCAATAATGTGGAATCCATCGCCGTTGCACCGACGATCCTGCGGCGCGGGGCGAACTGGTTCAAGGGGTTCGGTGCCGAGAATAACCACGGCACGAAGCTGTTTTGCGTGTCCGGCCATGTCAATCAGCCGGCGACCTTCGAGGAAGCCATGTCGATCCCGTTCCGGGAGTTGATCGACAAGCATTGTGGCGGTATTCGCGGCGGTTGGGACAATCTTCTGGCGGTCATTCCGGGCGGCTCTTCGGTGCCCTGTGTTCCGGCTGACCAGATCATGGATTGCCCGATGGATTTCGATAGTCTCAAGGAGCTTGGTTCCGGTCTGGGGACAGCTGCGGTGATCGTCATGGACAAGTCCACCGACATTATCGCGGCAATTGCCCGACTGTCCTATTTCTACAAGCATGAGAGCTGCGGCCAGTGTACGCCATGCCGTGAGGGAACTGGCTGGATGTGGCGCGTGATGGAACGCATGGCCAGGGGCGAAGCTCAGAAGAAAGAGATCGACATGCTGTTCGAGGTTTCCAAGCAGGTGGAAGGTCATACGATCTGCGCCCTTGGGGATGCTGCGGCTTGGCCGGTGCAGGGCCTCATTCGCCACTTCAGGCATGTGATCGAAGAGAGAATTGACCAGTATACGGCCAATCCGAAAGACGATTTGGCCCCGCTGGATGCGGCTGAATAG
- the nuoG gene encoding NADH-quinone oxidoreductase subunit NuoG encodes MAKLVVDGIEIDVPKEYSLLQAAEEAGAEIPRFCYHERLSIAGNCRMCLVEVKGGPPKPTASCAMRVGDLRPGRDGEPPEIFTKSPMVKKAREGVMEFLLINHPLDCPICDQGGECDLQDQAMAFGKAGSRFHENKRAVENKYIGPLVKTTMTRCIHCTRCVRFTTEVCGIQELGLIGRGEDAEITTYLEAALTSELQGNVIDLCPVGALTSRPYAFTARPWELTKTETIDVMDAVGSNIRVDTRGREVMRIMPRINDAVNEEWISDKTRFIWDGLRAQRLDKPYVRKDGKLTPASWDEAFNAIAEKLNGQAGDRIGAIAGSMASVEEMYALKKLMTSLGSGNLDARQDGSVLTSAMGRAAYLFNATIEGIEEADAILIVGSNPRMEAAVLNARIRKTWLAGGTKIAVIGEEADLKYGYDYLGASADVLAELASGKGDFFDVLKGAAKPLILIGQGAINHEDGEAVLCQAAKLAVACGAVSDEWNGFSVLHTDASAVGALEVGFEPQVDGKDIAAMQGGGVDVLFFLGADELAFDTFADSFKIYIGSHGDAGAHAADVILPAATYTEKSGLYVNTEGRIQLALRANFAPGDAKEDWAILRALSAVLGQTLPFDSLDQLRARLLVDHPQFDAIDEILVGSPSSIEVLAQKAKKAKGQALVCPISDYYLTNPIARASAVMAECSALAKAQKSEAAE; translated from the coding sequence ATGGCAAAGCTGGTCGTTGACGGAATTGAGATAGACGTCCCGAAGGAATATAGCCTGCTGCAAGCCGCAGAAGAGGCGGGGGCAGAGATTCCGCGTTTTTGCTATCATGAACGTTTGTCGATTGCAGGCAACTGCCGCATGTGCCTTGTCGAGGTGAAGGGCGGACCGCCCAAGCCGACCGCTTCTTGTGCGATGCGAGTGGGTGATCTGCGTCCGGGGCGCGATGGTGAGCCGCCGGAAATCTTCACAAAGTCGCCGATGGTCAAGAAAGCGCGGGAAGGGGTGATGGAGTTTCTGCTCATCAACCATCCGCTTGATTGTCCGATCTGCGATCAGGGTGGGGAATGTGACCTGCAGGACCAAGCCATGGCTTTTGGCAAGGCAGGTTCTCGCTTTCATGAAAACAAGCGTGCGGTCGAGAACAAATATATCGGTCCATTGGTGAAGACCACCATGACACGCTGCATCCACTGCACCCGTTGCGTTCGTTTTACCACCGAGGTGTGCGGTATTCAGGAACTGGGGCTGATTGGTCGCGGAGAAGACGCCGAGATTACGACCTATCTGGAAGCTGCGCTGACGTCTGAACTTCAGGGCAATGTCATAGACCTGTGTCCGGTTGGTGCCCTGACCTCGCGGCCCTATGCCTTCACCGCTCGTCCGTGGGAATTGACCAAGACAGAAACCATCGATGTGATGGACGCCGTGGGAAGCAACATTCGCGTTGATACCCGTGGGCGGGAAGTGATGCGCATTATGCCGCGTATAAACGATGCGGTGAATGAAGAATGGATTTCAGACAAGACCCGCTTTATCTGGGACGGCCTTAGAGCACAGAGGCTTGATAAGCCCTATGTGCGCAAGGATGGCAAGCTGACACCTGCAAGCTGGGATGAAGCCTTCAATGCCATCGCTGAAAAGCTCAATGGGCAGGCCGGAGACCGGATTGGTGCTATTGCCGGTTCCATGGCTAGTGTTGAAGAAATGTATGCCCTCAAGAAGCTGATGACATCGCTGGGCTCAGGTAATCTGGATGCGCGTCAGGATGGCTCGGTCCTGACATCGGCCATGGGGCGGGCTGCCTATCTCTTCAACGCGACCATTGAAGGCATCGAAGAGGCAGACGCCATTCTCATTGTAGGTTCCAATCCTCGTATGGAAGCTGCGGTGCTCAATGCGCGTATCCGCAAGACATGGCTTGCTGGCGGTACAAAGATTGCCGTGATTGGCGAAGAAGCTGATCTCAAATATGGCTATGACTATCTGGGCGCCAGTGCAGATGTGCTGGCTGAGCTTGCCTCAGGCAAAGGCGATTTCTTCGATGTGCTGAAGGGAGCCGCAAAGCCGCTGATCCTGATCGGGCAGGGCGCGATCAATCATGAAGATGGCGAGGCTGTTCTTTGTCAGGCGGCTAAGCTGGCCGTGGCCTGTGGTGCCGTGTCTGATGAATGGAATGGATTTTCGGTTCTTCATACGGACGCAAGTGCTGTTGGGGCGCTTGAGGTCGGCTTTGAGCCTCAGGTCGATGGCAAGGACATTGCGGCCATGCAGGGGGGCGGTGTTGATGTTCTGTTCTTCCTGGGGGCTGATGAGCTGGCTTTTGATACCTTCGCAGATAGCTTCAAGATCTACATCGGTTCGCATGGTGATGCCGGTGCCCATGCTGCGGACGTGATTCTGCCCGCCGCGACCTATACCGAGAAGTCCGGGCTCTATGTAAACACCGAGGGACGGATACAGCTTGCTCTGCGTGCCAATTTCGCACCCGGTGATGCCAAGGAAGACTGGGCTATCCTGCGGGCGCTTTCAGCGGTTCTTGGTCAAACGCTGCCATTTGACAGTCTTGATCAGTTACGGGCTCGCTTGCTTGTCGATCATCCTCAGTTTGATGCCATTGATGAAATTCTCGTCGGGAGCCCTTCATCGATTGAAGTATTGGCTCAGAAGGCCAAAAAGGCTAAGGGACAGGCGTTGGTTTGTCCAATATCTGACTATTACCTGACCAACCCCATCGCCCGTGCGTCGGCTGTCATGGCCGAGTGCAGTGCGTTGGCAAAGGCACAAAAGAGCGAAGCTGCGGAGTGA
- the nuoH gene encoding NADH-quinone oxidoreductase subunit NuoH — MNDFVANWLIPGAIMVGQSLLLLVVLLVVIAYVLLADRKIWAAVQMRRGPNVVGPFGLLQSFADLLKFVLKEPVIPSSSNKVIFLLGPLVTVTVALAAWAVVPVADGWVISDINVGILYLLAVSSLGVYGVIMGGWASNSKYPFLSALRSAAQMVSYEVSIGFVIVTVLLCVGSLNLTDIVMAQQTGLATKLGMPSISFLNWYWLPLFPMFVVFFISALAETNRPPFDLAEAESELVAGFMVEYGSTPYMMYMLGEYVSIALMCSMTTILFMGGWLPPLDVAPLTWVPGVVWFILKAGLVFFMFAMVKAFVPRYRYDQLMRLGWKVFLPLSLFYVVLVAGVLQFAGWAP, encoded by the coding sequence ATGAATGATTTTGTCGCTAACTGGCTGATCCCCGGCGCCATCATGGTGGGGCAATCGCTCCTGTTGCTGGTCGTGCTTCTTGTGGTCATCGCCTATGTGCTTTTGGCTGATCGGAAGATCTGGGCCGCTGTACAGATGCGCCGTGGGCCGAATGTGGTCGGCCCGTTTGGCTTGTTGCAGTCCTTTGCTGATCTTTTGAAGTTTGTCTTGAAAGAGCCTGTCATTCCATCAAGTTCTAACAAGGTCATCTTCCTTCTTGGCCCGCTGGTCACGGTGACCGTCGCCTTGGCCGCATGGGCTGTGGTGCCTGTGGCTGATGGTTGGGTGATTTCGGATATCAATGTCGGCATCCTCTATTTGCTCGCGGTTTCCTCGCTCGGTGTCTACGGCGTCATCATGGGGGGATGGGCGTCCAATTCTAAATATCCTTTTTTGTCCGCTTTGCGCTCGGCTGCGCAGATGGTTTCCTATGAGGTGTCCATCGGCTTCGTCATTGTAACGGTTCTGCTGTGTGTCGGTTCTCTGAACCTTACGGACATCGTCATGGCGCAGCAGACGGGGCTTGCTACCAAGTTGGGCATGCCGTCAATCAGCTTCCTGAACTGGTACTGGTTGCCATTGTTCCCGATGTTCGTTGTGTTCTTCATTTCGGCTTTGGCAGAAACCAACCGTCCGCCGTTTGATCTGGCAGAAGCCGAATCCGAGCTGGTCGCGGGCTTCATGGTCGAATATGGCTCGACGCCATACATGATGTATATGCTGGGCGAATATGTCTCGATCGCGCTGATGTGCTCCATGACGACGATCCTGTTCATGGGCGGATGGTTGCCTCCGCTTGATGTGGCTCCTCTGACGTGGGTGCCAGGTGTCGTCTGGTTCATTCTGAAAGCAGGTTTGGTCTTCTTCATGTTTGCCATGGTGAAGGCATTTGTTCCCCGCTATCGCTATGATCAATTGATGCGCCTTGGCTGGAAGGTTTTCCTGCCTCTTTCGCTTTTTTATGTCGTGCTGGTAGCTGGTGTGTTGCAATTTGCCGGCTGGGCGCCGTAA
- the nuoI gene encoding NADH-quinone oxidoreductase subunit NuoI has product MALAQAAKSLMLKEFVSAFMLSMRYFFSAKSTVNYPFEKGPVSPRFRGEHALRRYPNGEERCIACKLCEAICPAQAITIEAGPRGDDGSRRTTRYDIDMTKCIYCGYCQEACPVEAIVEGPNFEFATETREELFYDKQRLLANGERWELELARNIEMDAPYR; this is encoded by the coding sequence ATGGCACTTGCGCAAGCTGCAAAGTCATTGATGCTAAAGGAATTCGTTTCGGCCTTCATGTTGTCGATGCGCTATTTCTTCTCGGCAAAATCGACGGTGAACTACCCGTTCGAGAAAGGGCCGGTTTCTCCGCGGTTTCGCGGAGAGCATGCCTTGCGGCGTTATCCAAACGGGGAAGAGCGCTGCATTGCCTGCAAATTGTGCGAAGCCATTTGCCCGGCTCAGGCCATTACGATCGAGGCAGGCCCCCGCGGGGACGATGGCTCGCGGCGGACAACGCGCTATGACATCGACATGACAAAATGCATCTACTGTGGCTATTGCCAAGAGGCCTGCCCGGTGGAAGCGATTGTCGAGGGGCCGAACTTTGAGTTTGCGACGGAAACCAGAGAAGAATTGTTTTACGACAAGCAACGGCTGTTGGCCAATGGCGAACGGTGGGAGCTGGAATTGGCACGAAATATAGAGATGGATGCACCTTATCGCTGA
- a CDS encoding NADH-quinone oxidoreductase subunit J has product MILQSIFFYLFSAVLLISALMVIGARNPVHSVLFLILAFFNAAALFVLLGAEFLAMLLIVVYVGAVAVLFLFIVMMLDVDFVQLRAGFLQYMPIGLVLGVVLLAELLVALGGWAISPDLVAHLGEPIPDMAQVSNIEAIGAVLYTKYIFYFQIAALILFVAMIGAIVLTLHHRRDVQRQNIEKQVARTVENSIEIVEVESGSGI; this is encoded by the coding sequence ATGATTCTTCAAAGCATCTTCTTTTATCTTTTTTCAGCGGTGCTGCTGATCTCGGCGCTGATGGTGATCGGCGCGCGCAATCCTGTGCATTCGGTGCTGTTTCTCATTCTGGCTTTCTTCAATGCTGCGGCGCTGTTTGTTTTGCTTGGTGCAGAGTTTCTGGCAATGCTGCTCATCGTCGTCTATGTGGGTGCGGTGGCGGTCTTGTTTCTGTTTATCGTCATGATGCTGGATGTGGATTTTGTTCAGCTGCGTGCCGGCTTCTTGCAATATATGCCGATCGGCCTTGTGTTGGGCGTGGTTTTGCTTGCAGAACTGCTCGTTGCCTTGGGGGGCTGGGCGATCAGTCCTGATCTTGTGGCCCATCTTGGCGAGCCGATTCCGGACATGGCGCAGGTTTCCAATATCGAAGCCATCGGGGCGGTGCTCTATACCAAATATATCTTCTATTTCCAGATTGCTGCGCTGATCCTGTTTGTGGCGATGATCGGTGCCATCGTGTTGACGTTGCATCACCGAAGAGATGTTCAACGCCAGAATATCGAGAAGCAGGTTGCGCGGACCGTTGAAAATTCAATCGAGATTGTTGAAGTGGAATCTGGCAGCGGCATATAG